One segment of Sylvia atricapilla isolate bSylAtr1 chromosome 8, bSylAtr1.pri, whole genome shotgun sequence DNA contains the following:
- the LOC136364533 gene encoding beta-microseminoprotein-like, which produces MKIFLAFLVAVGSTVTLSDAYCWRKIHKPGEAKDGCIVNGKLYPLGLIERTEDCYRCNCNEAGMECCSLFHTPVAYDKKKCKVVFNKKRCDYDVVQKDDPSKKCIVYARVG; this is translated from the exons ATG AAGATCTTTCTGGCTTTCCTTGTTGCAGTGGGCAGCACAGTTACCCTGAGTGATGCATACTGCTGGAGAAAAATTCACAAGCCAGGGGAGGCCAAAGATG GCTGTATAGTTAATGGAAAACTCTATCCCTTGGGACTCATTGAGAGGACAGAAGATTGCTACAGATGCAACTGCAATGAGGCTGGAATGGAATGCTGTTCCCT CTTTCATACTCCTGTTGCTTACgacaaaaagaaatgtaaagtcGTTTTCAACAAAAAGCGCTGTGACTATGATGTGGTGCAGAAGGATGACCCCTCAAAGAAGTGTATTGTCTATGCTCGTGTGGGCTGA